Within Xanthomonas theicola, the genomic segment GCCGAATTCGCCGCCGGGCATTGCGTAATCGGTCACCAGGACGTCGGCGACGCCTTGGTCGAGGAGTTCGATGACTTGCGTCGAATCGTGCGCCGTGCCCATGAGTTCGATGGTGCTGACGGCGATCGAGTGCTTGACGCCTTCGATGATCGCAGGATGATCATCGGCAATGACGACTTTGATCTTATAGGGCATGCTTCACCTTTCTGGCGGGTAGTTCCTAACTTTTCCCGACCAAGGCGCAACATGGTTCCTGAGTCGAAATCTGGCTCGGAAGCCTGAAAATTAGAGGTTTTGAATTTCGATGCGACGATCGTAACGATAGCGGGCCTGTGCCGGGTACAGAGGATGGACGTATTGGCGGGATGCGCCACCACAGGGGGCGGCCGGTTCTTGGCGTGGCCCCGGAAGTCCACGATGCCATTGCTGTGGCCGCGCCCGGCCAGCCCGCGTGCTTGTGGATCATCACGCATTTCCCGCACGGCTTCAAGCTGCCGCATGGCCCTTGGCCTGCCGCTGGCCCATGCAGCAGGCGGTTACCTCGCAGCTGCGTGCACCGATCTCGCGCGCTCCAGGTCAAGGCTTGCGCCAGCCAGAGTCGGCGGCCAGGCGCCGGCGGCGACGCTCGACCATCCGAAGACGATCCCTCGCCCAGCAGTCGGGCCGGCCTCGACCCGCGGGCGCCGATGGCGTCCGAAGTCGGTGCTTGGATACTAGGGATGGTCTGAACAACTCCCTCTGATCCTGCGACAATCGTACAAAGCCCAACAGGACAACGACGATGCAATTGTCTTTCGGCGACGCGGAGTACAACGGCAAGCGCAAGCAGACGCGGCGCGAAAGGTTGCTGGCCGAGATGGATCAGGTGGTGCCGTGGAAAGACCTGCTGGCGCTGATCGCGCCGCACTATCCGAAGTCGGGCCATCCGGGCCGTCAGCCGTACCCGCTGGAGACAATGCTGCGCATCCACTTTCTGCAGCAGTGGTACGCACTGAGCGACCCGGGCGCGGAAGAAGCCTTGTACGACACGGCGTCGATGCGCCGTTTCGCCAGGATCGGCGGGTTGGATGAGGTGCCGGACGAGACCACGATCCTCAACTTCCGCCGGTTGCTGGAGACGCACGATCTGGCGCGCACGCTGTTCAACCGGGTCAACGCGCACCTATCGCGCAAGGGCCAGAGCCTGCGCGGCGGCACCATCGTGGACGCCACGATCATTGCCGCGCCCAGCTCGACCAAGAACAAGAACGGCGAGCGCGACCCGGAAATGCACCAGACCAAGAAGGGCAATCAGTACTACTTCGGGATGAAAGCGCACATCGGCGTGGACGATGAGTCCGGGCTGGTGCACCACTTGGAATGCACGGCGGCCAACGCCGCAGATATCACCCAGGCGCACAAGCTGCTGCACGGCAAGGAAGACACGGTATGCGGCGACAGCGGCTACACCGGGCTGGCCAAGCGCGAGGAGATGGCGAGCAAGCGCAAGCTGCGCTATCTGATCGCGGAGAAGCCCTCGAAGCTGAAGCAGATCAAGAGCAAGCGCGAATTGAAGTGGGCACAGCGCTGGGAGCACGCCAAGGCCAGCCTGAGGGCGAAGGTGGAGCATCCGTTCCGGGTGATCAAGCGCCAGTTTGGCTACGTCAAGGTGCGCTATCGCGGCCTGGCGAAGAACACGGCGCAAGTGCTGACGCTGTTTGCGCTGTCGAACCTGTGGCTGAAGCGAAAGCAGTTGCTGCCTGTCGTGGGGAGGGTGTGCCTGTAATCCGGGAAATACCCCGGAAATGCGCCGGAAACGGCGAAAAACCGAGGGTCTGAGCGCCGTGGGCGTGGTCGATATGGCTTGCCTCATCCTCCGACCGCGTTGATCAGACTATCCCTAGAGCACTTTCTATCCAAGTGATGCCACTTGTGGGAGCGACTCCGGGCGGCCTGAGGCCGCCCGGAGTCGCTCCCACAACACTGCGCTGGCTGCACATATCGGGATCGAAAATGCTCTAGCAATCACGCTCCGGCGGGCTCGCCGTGTTCGAGTGCTTTTTTCCCATCCTTTTCGTCATCGAGGAATGGAAGTCCTCTTCCCATGCCTTGATCATCTGCCGCCGCGCCGGCGGCGACGCGAACAAATATTGATTCATGCCGATCATGAACTTCCGGACCTCGGTCTTGGACAATTTGGCGAAACCAATCAGAAGCTTCGCAGCATTTACTATATTTTCCCTTCCCATAAATATATAGTTTATTGCTCTTGACTGCCTAGAAATCGTAACTTGGCGGCGATAGGATCGCTTCCGATATGAATTGATTCAGGACGGCACTGGACACCGCGGCCAC encodes:
- a CDS encoding IS5 family transposase, encoding MQLSFGDAEYNGKRKQTRRERLLAEMDQVVPWKDLLALIAPHYPKSGHPGRQPYPLETMLRIHFLQQWYALSDPGAEEALYDTASMRRFARIGGLDEVPDETTILNFRRLLETHDLARTLFNRVNAHLSRKGQSLRGGTIVDATIIAAPSSTKNKNGERDPEMHQTKKGNQYYFGMKAHIGVDDESGLVHHLECTAANAADITQAHKLLHGKEDTVCGDSGYTGLAKREEMASKRKLRYLIAEKPSKLKQIKSKRELKWAQRWEHAKASLRAKVEHPFRVIKRQFGYVKVRYRGLAKNTAQVLTLFALSNLWLKRKQLLPVVGRVCL